The Xanthobacter flavus genome includes a window with the following:
- the urtD gene encoding urea ABC transporter ATP-binding protein UrtD, producing MSMLSPSTDPYAVKSQGALSLEAELGFLQEAQPAPDPKALTPALLYLDNITVSFDGFRALNALSLVIGEAEMRAIIGPNGAGKTTMMDVITGKTRPNQGVALFAGVNDLTSLNEASIAQLGIGRKFQTPTVFDMHSVEDNILLAVKADRRPFANIEWNPSRHERERVEELLERVRLKDSRYRRAGDLSHGQKQWLEIGMLLAQEPRLLLVDEPAAGMTDQETADTAVLLKEIAKTRSVVVVEHDMQFVRDLDVKVTVLHEGSVLAEGPLDQVSADERVIEVYLGR from the coding sequence ATGAGCATGCTGTCTCCCTCCACCGATCCCTATGCCGTCAAGTCGCAGGGCGCGCTCTCGCTGGAGGCCGAGCTGGGCTTCCTCCAGGAGGCGCAGCCCGCGCCGGACCCCAAGGCCCTGACCCCGGCGCTGCTCTATCTCGACAACATCACCGTCTCCTTTGACGGTTTCCGGGCGCTGAACGCCCTCTCCCTCGTCATCGGCGAAGCGGAGATGCGGGCCATCATCGGCCCCAACGGCGCCGGCAAGACGACGATGATGGACGTCATCACCGGCAAGACCCGCCCCAACCAGGGCGTCGCTCTGTTCGCCGGCGTCAACGACCTAACGAGCCTGAACGAGGCGTCCATCGCCCAGCTCGGCATCGGCCGCAAGTTCCAGACGCCGACCGTGTTCGACATGCACTCGGTGGAGGACAACATCCTCCTCGCCGTGAAGGCCGACCGCCGCCCCTTCGCGAACATCGAATGGAACCCGAGCCGCCACGAGCGCGAGCGGGTGGAGGAGCTTCTGGAGCGCGTGCGCCTGAAGGACTCACGCTACCGTCGCGCCGGCGATCTCTCCCACGGCCAGAAGCAGTGGCTCGAAATCGGCATGCTGCTGGCGCAGGAGCCGCGCCTGCTGCTGGTGGACGAGCCCGCCGCCGGCATGACCGACCAGGAGACGGCGGACACCGCCGTGCTCCTCAAGGAAATCGCCAAGACCCGCTCGGTGGTGGTGGTGGAGCACGACATGCAGTTCGTGCGCGACCTCGACGTGAAGGTCACGGTGCTGCACGAAGGCTCGGTGCTGGCCGAAGGCCCGCTCGATCAGGTGAGCGCCGACGAGCGCGTCATCGAAGTCTATCTGGGGAGGTGA
- the urtC gene encoding urea ABC transporter permease subunit UrtC, with translation MNRTRIIDRTGGIFLIVVLAAGVLIPASNLLLPPGNPLHVPDYMIPLLGKYLCYALLAVSVDLVWGYCGVLSLGHGAFFALGGYAMGMYLMRQIGSRGVYGNPVLPDFMVFLNYKELPWFWEGFNIFPFAMLMVVLVPGALAFVFGWFAFRSRVTGVYLSIITQAMTFALMLAFFRNDMGFGGNNGLTDFKDILGFPISAPSTRLTLFFLSAVALAGGYLICRALVTSKYGKVLVAVRDAESRTRFLGYRVENYKLVAWVLSAMLAGVAGALYVPQVGIINPSEFAPAQSIEMVIWVAVGGRGTLVGAAIGALIVNAGKTWFTGVLPEAWLFALGALFVLVTLFLPKGVLGLAASLSDKWKARRSASAPTPSATPAE, from the coding sequence ATGAACCGCACCCGCATCATCGACCGCACCGGCGGCATCTTCCTCATCGTGGTGCTGGCGGCGGGGGTGCTCATACCCGCCTCCAACCTGCTGCTGCCCCCCGGCAATCCGCTGCATGTGCCGGACTACATGATCCCGCTGCTCGGCAAGTATCTGTGCTACGCGCTGCTCGCCGTCTCGGTGGATCTGGTGTGGGGCTATTGCGGGGTGCTCTCGCTCGGCCACGGCGCCTTTTTTGCCCTCGGCGGCTACGCCATGGGCATGTACCTGATGCGCCAGATCGGATCGCGCGGCGTCTACGGCAATCCCGTGCTGCCCGATTTCATGGTGTTCCTGAACTACAAGGAACTGCCCTGGTTCTGGGAAGGCTTCAACATCTTCCCCTTCGCCATGCTCATGGTGGTGCTGGTGCCGGGCGCGCTCGCCTTCGTGTTCGGCTGGTTCGCCTTCCGCTCGCGGGTCACCGGCGTCTATCTGTCCATCATCACCCAGGCGATGACCTTCGCGCTCATGCTCGCCTTCTTCCGGAACGACATGGGCTTCGGCGGCAACAACGGCCTCACCGATTTCAAGGACATCCTCGGTTTCCCGATCTCCGCGCCCTCGACGCGCCTGACGCTGTTCTTTCTCTCCGCCGTCGCGCTGGCGGGGGGCTATCTGATCTGCCGGGCGCTCGTCACCTCCAAATATGGCAAGGTGCTGGTGGCGGTGCGCGATGCGGAGAGCCGCACGCGGTTCCTCGGCTACCGGGTTGAGAACTACAAGCTGGTTGCCTGGGTGCTCTCGGCCATGCTGGCCGGCGTCGCCGGGGCGCTCTACGTGCCGCAGGTGGGCATCATCAACCCGTCCGAATTTGCGCCGGCCCAGTCCATCGAGATGGTGATCTGGGTGGCGGTGGGGGGCCGCGGAACGCTGGTGGGGGCGGCGATCGGGGCGCTGATCGTCAATGCGGGCAAGACCTGGTTCACCGGCGTTCTGCCCGAGGCCTGGCTGTTCGCCCTCGGTGCGCTGTTTGTGCTGGTCACGCTGTTCCTGCCCAAGGGCGTGCTCGGCCTCGCCGCCAGCCTTTCCGACAAGTGGAAGGCCCGCCGTAGCGCCTCGGCACCCACCCCCAGCGCGACACCGGCGGAGTGA
- a CDS encoding urease accessory protein UreD yields the protein MATTFAASWRSDDTPAALPPQRQRSEGRVRIAAARFGAVTRVADLAEGGAMRLRVPRGGPGLEAVIVNTAGGVCCGDRFTIEVSAGPGAHLTVATPAAEKVYRSDGPLAEIGVALAAGDGARLEWLPQETILFDRARLRRRYEVDIAPNATFLSFEGLMLGRLAYGDAMGEGHLEDHWRIRRGGGLIFADAFRLSGPIGALLERPAVAGGARALATLLYIAPDAEARLEEARALMESVPCEAGASVWNGILAVRWLAPDIGTLRRAATSFLMAFRKAPLPRVWAT from the coding sequence ATGGCGACGACGTTCGCCGCCTCATGGCGATCTGACGATACCCCGGCCGCCCTCCCGCCCCAGCGCCAGCGCAGCGAAGGCCGCGTCCGCATCGCCGCCGCGCGGTTCGGCGCGGTGACCCGCGTCGCCGATCTCGCGGAAGGCGGGGCCATGCGCCTGCGCGTGCCGCGCGGGGGGCCGGGGCTGGAAGCCGTCATCGTCAACACCGCCGGCGGGGTCTGCTGCGGCGACCGCTTCACCATCGAAGTCTCGGCCGGGCCGGGCGCGCACCTCACGGTCGCGACGCCGGCCGCCGAGAAGGTCTATCGCTCTGATGGGCCCTTGGCTGAAATCGGCGTCGCTCTCGCGGCCGGGGACGGTGCGCGGCTGGAGTGGCTGCCGCAGGAAACCATCCTGTTCGACCGCGCCCGCCTCCGGCGCCGCTATGAGGTGGATATAGCACCCAACGCCACTTTTCTCTCCTTCGAGGGGCTCATGCTCGGCCGCCTCGCCTATGGCGACGCGATGGGCGAGGGGCATCTGGAGGACCACTGGCGCATCCGGCGCGGCGGCGGGCTCATCTTCGCCGACGCCTTCCGCCTGTCCGGACCCATCGGCGCGCTGCTGGAGCGGCCGGCCGTCGCGGGCGGAGCGCGCGCGCTTGCGACCCTCCTCTACATCGCGCCCGATGCCGAGGCGCGGCTGGAGGAGGCGCGCGCCCTCATGGAGAGCGTGCCCTGCGAGGCCGGCGCCAGCGTCTGGAACGGCATTCTCGCCGTCCGCTGGCTCGCCCCGGACATCGGGACGTTGCGCCGGGCCGCGACCTCGTTTCTGATGGCCTTCCGAAAGGCTCCGCTGCCCCGCGTATGGGCCACCTGA
- the urtE gene encoding urea ABC transporter ATP-binding subunit UrtE, which produces MLKVENLDLYYGAAHTLKKVSVSAEAGKVTCVLGRNGVGKTSLLRAIVGQRPIAGGSITLDGKEISRLPTPDRAALGIGFVPQGREVFPLLSVKENLETGYARLPGKEKYVPQEVFDLFPVLKSMLRRRGGDLSGGQQQQLAIGRALVTRPRLLVLDEPTEGIQPSIIKDIGRAISYLRDKGDMAIVLVEQYFEFARDLADSFILMERGEVVASGDRSGLDGDDVRRLMAI; this is translated from the coding sequence ATGCTGAAGGTGGAAAACCTCGACCTCTATTACGGCGCCGCCCACACCCTGAAGAAGGTGTCGGTCTCGGCCGAGGCTGGGAAGGTCACGTGCGTGCTCGGCCGCAACGGCGTGGGCAAGACTTCGCTCCTGCGCGCCATCGTCGGCCAGCGGCCCATCGCCGGGGGCTCGATCACGCTGGACGGCAAGGAGATTTCAAGGCTCCCGACGCCCGACCGCGCGGCGCTCGGCATCGGCTTCGTGCCACAGGGGCGGGAGGTGTTCCCGCTGCTCTCCGTGAAGGAGAATCTGGAGACGGGATACGCGCGGCTGCCCGGCAAGGAGAAGTACGTGCCGCAGGAGGTGTTCGACCTCTTCCCGGTGCTGAAATCCATGCTCCGGCGCCGCGGCGGCGATCTCTCCGGCGGACAGCAGCAGCAACTCGCCATCGGCCGCGCCCTCGTCACCCGACCGCGTCTCCTGGTGCTGGACGAGCCGACGGAGGGCATCCAGCCGTCCATCATCAAGGACATCGGCCGCGCCATCTCCTATCTGCGTGACAAGGGCGACATGGCCATCGTACTGGTGGAGCAGTATTTCGAGTTCGCGCGTGATCTCGCCGACAGCTTCATTTTGATGGAGCGCGGCGAGGTGGTGGCGAGCGGGGACAGGAGCGGGCTGGATGGCGACGACGTTCGCCGCCTCATGGCGATCTGA
- the ureC gene encoding urease subunit alpha, with translation MTTGRMPRAAYAHMFGPTTGDRVRLADTSLVIEIEKDFTVHGEEVKFGGGKVIRDGMGQSQVTNADGAMDTVITNAVILDHWGVVKADVGLKNGRIARIGKAGNPDVQNGVDIIIGPGTEIIAGEGKILTAGGFDSHIHFICPQQIEEALASGVTTMLGGGTGPATGTFATTCTPGPWHIARMIEAADAFPMNLAFAGKGNASLPGALEEMVLAGAAALKLHEDWGTTPAAIDCCLTVADALDVQVMIHSDTLNESGFVEDTIAAFKGRTIHAFHTEGAGGGHAPDIIKVAGLPNVLPSSTNPTRPYTRNTIDEHLDMLMVCHHLDPDIAEDLAFAESRIRKETIAAEDILHDIGALSMMSSDSQAMGRVGEVIIRTWQTADKMKRQRGPLPGETDSDNIRARRYIAKYTINPAIAHGMSRHIGSVEAGKLADLVLWTPAFFGVKPDLVIKGGAIAIAQMGDPNASIPTPQPVHYRPMFGAYGRARTHTSLTFVSKVAIEDGLAGRLGIAKELVAVENTRSGISKKSMINNDATPHIEVDPETYDVRADGELLVCEPAEVLPMAQRYFLF, from the coding sequence ATGACCACCGGCCGCATGCCCCGCGCCGCCTATGCCCATATGTTCGGCCCCACCACGGGCGACCGGGTGCGCCTTGCCGATACATCGCTCGTGATCGAGATCGAGAAGGATTTCACCGTCCATGGCGAGGAGGTGAAGTTCGGCGGCGGCAAGGTGATCCGGGACGGCATGGGCCAGTCGCAGGTGACGAACGCCGATGGGGCGATGGACACGGTCATCACCAATGCCGTCATCCTCGACCACTGGGGGGTGGTGAAGGCGGACGTGGGCCTGAAGAACGGCCGCATCGCGCGCATCGGCAAGGCGGGCAATCCGGACGTTCAAAACGGGGTGGACATCATCATCGGTCCGGGCACGGAGATCATCGCCGGTGAGGGCAAGATCCTCACCGCCGGCGGCTTCGACAGCCATATCCATTTCATCTGCCCGCAGCAGATCGAGGAGGCGCTGGCTTCCGGCGTTACCACCATGCTCGGCGGCGGTACCGGGCCGGCGACCGGCACCTTCGCCACCACCTGCACGCCGGGGCCATGGCACATCGCGCGTATGATCGAGGCGGCGGACGCCTTCCCCATGAACCTCGCCTTCGCCGGCAAGGGCAACGCCTCCCTGCCCGGCGCGCTGGAGGAAATGGTGCTGGCCGGGGCCGCCGCCCTCAAGCTGCACGAGGACTGGGGCACCACGCCCGCCGCCATCGACTGCTGCCTCACCGTGGCCGACGCGCTCGACGTTCAGGTGATGATCCATTCGGACACGCTGAACGAGTCGGGCTTCGTCGAAGACACCATCGCCGCCTTCAAGGGCCGCACCATCCATGCCTTCCACACCGAAGGGGCGGGCGGGGGACATGCGCCTGATATCATCAAGGTGGCGGGGCTGCCGAACGTGCTGCCCTCCTCCACCAACCCGACGCGCCCCTACACCCGCAACACCATCGACGAGCATCTCGACATGCTCATGGTGTGCCACCACCTCGACCCCGACATCGCCGAGGACCTGGCGTTCGCGGAAAGCCGCATCCGCAAGGAGACCATCGCCGCGGAGGACATCCTCCACGACATCGGCGCGCTCTCGATGATGAGTTCCGATAGTCAGGCCATGGGTCGGGTGGGCGAGGTCATCATCCGCACCTGGCAGACGGCGGACAAGATGAAGCGCCAGCGCGGCCCGCTGCCCGGCGAGACCGACAGCGACAACATCCGCGCCCGTCGCTACATCGCGAAATACACGATCAACCCGGCCATCGCCCACGGCATGTCGCGGCATATCGGTTCGGTGGAAGCCGGCAAGCTCGCCGATCTCGTGCTGTGGACGCCGGCCTTCTTCGGCGTGAAGCCGGACCTCGTCATCAAGGGCGGCGCCATCGCCATCGCGCAGATGGGCGATCCCAACGCCTCCATCCCCACGCCCCAGCCGGTGCATTACCGCCCCATGTTCGGCGCTTATGGCCGGGCGCGGACGCACACCTCGCTCACCTTCGTCTCGAAGGTGGCCATCGAGGACGGCCTCGCCGGCCGGCTCGGCATCGCCAAGGAGCTGGTGGCGGTGGAGAATACCCGCTCCGGCATCTCCAAGAAGAGCATGATCAACAACGACGCGACCCCCCATATCGAGGTCGATCCCGAGACCTACGACGTGCGCGCGGACGGTGAACTGCTGGTGTGCGAGCCGGCGGAGGTTCTGCCCATGGCGCAGCGTTACTTCCTGTTTTGA
- the urtA gene encoding urea ABC transporter substrate-binding protein, giving the protein MGVGAAKAQETIKVGILHSLSGTMAISETTLKDVMLMLIEEQNKKGGLLGKKLEAVVVDPASNWPLFAEKARELITKDKVSAVFGCWTSVSRKSVLPVFKELNNILFYPVQYEGEESERNVFYTGAAPNQQAIPAVDYLANEEKVQRWVLAGTDYVYPRTTNKILEAYLKSRGVKAEDIMINYTPFGHSDWQTIVSDIKKFGSAGKKTAVVSTINGDANVPFYKELANQGIKATDIPVVAFSVGEEELAGIDTKPLLGHLAAWNYFMSIDTPENKAFIEKWHAFTKNPKRVTNDPMEAHYIGFNMWVKAVEKAGTTDPDKVIATLPGIKQANLTGGTSEMLPNHHITKPVFIGEIKDNGQFDVVWKTKDLIPGEAWSKYLDGSKNLVADWVKYNCGNYDTTTNKCLGAAAK; this is encoded by the coding sequence ATGGGAGTTGGCGCGGCGAAGGCGCAGGAGACCATCAAGGTCGGCATCCTGCATTCACTGTCGGGCACCATGGCCATCAGCGAGACCACGCTGAAAGACGTGATGCTCATGCTCATCGAGGAGCAGAACAAGAAGGGCGGCCTCCTCGGCAAGAAGCTCGAGGCGGTGGTCGTGGACCCGGCCTCCAACTGGCCGCTGTTCGCCGAGAAGGCGCGCGAGCTGATCACCAAGGACAAGGTCTCGGCCGTGTTCGGCTGCTGGACCTCGGTGTCGCGCAAGTCCGTGCTGCCGGTGTTCAAGGAGCTGAACAACATCCTCTTCTACCCCGTGCAGTACGAGGGCGAGGAGAGCGAGCGCAACGTCTTCTACACCGGCGCCGCGCCGAACCAGCAGGCCATCCCGGCGGTGGACTACCTCGCCAACGAGGAGAAGGTGCAGCGCTGGGTGCTCGCGGGCACCGACTACGTCTATCCCCGCACCACCAACAAGATCCTTGAGGCCTATCTGAAGTCCCGCGGCGTGAAGGCCGAGGACATCATGATCAACTACACGCCGTTCGGTCATTCCGACTGGCAGACCATCGTTTCCGACATCAAGAAGTTCGGTTCGGCCGGCAAGAAGACCGCCGTGGTGTCGACCATCAACGGCGACGCCAACGTGCCCTTCTACAAGGAGCTGGCCAACCAGGGCATCAAGGCGACCGACATCCCGGTCGTCGCCTTCTCGGTGGGTGAGGAAGAGCTGGCCGGCATCGACACCAAGCCGCTCCTCGGCCACCTCGCGGCCTGGAACTACTTCATGTCCATCGACACGCCCGAGAACAAGGCGTTCATCGAGAAGTGGCACGCCTTCACCAAGAACCCGAAGCGCGTCACCAACGACCCGATGGAAGCCCACTACATCGGCTTCAACATGTGGGTGAAGGCGGTGGAGAAGGCCGGCACGACCGATCCGGACAAGGTGATCGCGACGCTGCCCGGCATCAAGCAGGCCAACCTCACGGGCGGCACCTCCGAGATGCTGCCGAACCACCACATCACCAAGCCGGTCTTCATCGGCGAGATCAAGGACAACGGCCAGTTCGACGTGGTGTGGAAGACCAAGGACCTGATCCCCGGCGAAGCCTGGTCCAAGTATCTGGACGGCTCGAAGAACCTTGTTGCCGACTGGGTCAAGTATAACTGCGGCAATTACGACACCACCACCAACAAGTGCCTGGGCGCCGCCGCCAAGTAA
- a CDS encoding Dps family protein, which translates to MAVVRSLSKKPAKTSALATPTDLDSAKAQKVADAINRVLADSFVLYLKTKNFHWHVSGKHFRDYHLLLDEQADTIQATIDPLAERVRKIGCRTVHSYGEILKLTGLKENNEPYVSPEAMFAELIADNKAAIKTMREAHEICDEAEDIATASLLEEYVDEAEKRLWFLFETNQNRQDSAT; encoded by the coding sequence ATGGCCGTCGTTCGTTCATTGTCCAAGAAGCCGGCGAAGACCTCTGCCCTCGCCACCCCAACCGACCTCGACAGCGCCAAGGCGCAGAAGGTGGCGGACGCCATCAACCGCGTTCTGGCCGACAGCTTCGTGCTCTACCTGAAGACCAAGAATTTCCACTGGCACGTCAGCGGCAAGCACTTCCGCGACTATCACCTGCTGCTGGACGAGCAGGCCGATACCATCCAGGCCACCATCGATCCGCTGGCCGAGCGCGTGCGCAAGATCGGCTGCCGCACAGTGCATTCCTATGGCGAGATCCTGAAGCTCACCGGCCTCAAGGAGAACAACGAGCCCTACGTCTCGCCCGAGGCCATGTTCGCGGAGCTGATCGCCGACAACAAGGCGGCCATCAAGACCATGCGCGAGGCCCACGAGATCTGCGACGAGGCGGAGGACATTGCCACCGCCAGCCTGCTGGAAGAATATGTGGACGAGGCCGAGAAGCGCCTGTGGTTCCTGTTCGAGACCAACCAGAATCGGCAGGACAGCGCCACCTGA
- a CDS encoding urease subunit gamma, whose product MLLTPREKDKLLVAMAAEVARKRLARGVKLNHPEAVALITDFVVEGARDGRTVADLMEAGAKVLTSDQVMEGIAEMIHDIQVEATFPDGTKLVTVHHPIRGTPSETVPGELLPQEGDIHFNEGAERVHLTVANTGDRPIQVGSHYHFFETNPALDFDRDKARGMRLDIAPGTAVRFEPGATRDVTLVPFGGKREVYGFRAAIQGGL is encoded by the coding sequence GTGCTGCTGACGCCGCGCGAGAAGGACAAGCTCCTGGTCGCCATGGCCGCCGAGGTGGCGCGCAAGCGCCTCGCGCGCGGCGTGAAGCTGAACCATCCGGAGGCGGTCGCCCTCATCACCGACTTCGTGGTGGAGGGCGCGCGCGACGGGCGCACCGTCGCCGATCTGATGGAGGCCGGCGCCAAGGTACTGACCTCCGATCAGGTGATGGAGGGTATCGCGGAGATGATCCACGACATCCAGGTGGAGGCGACCTTTCCGGACGGCACCAAGCTCGTCACTGTCCACCATCCCATCCGCGGCACGCCGTCCGAGACGGTGCCCGGCGAACTGCTGCCGCAGGAAGGCGACATCCATTTCAACGAGGGCGCCGAGCGAGTGCATCTCACCGTCGCCAACACCGGCGACCGGCCGATCCAGGTGGGCAGCCACTACCATTTCTTCGAGACCAACCCCGCGCTGGACTTCGACCGCGACAAGGCGCGCGGCATGCGCCTCGACATCGCCCCCGGCACGGCCGTGCGCTTCGAGCCCGGCGCGACGCGGGATGTGACGCTGGTGCCGTTCGGCGGCAAGCGCGAGGTCTATGGCTTCCGCGCGGCCATACAGGGTGGGCTCTGA
- the urtB gene encoding urea ABC transporter permease subunit UrtB encodes MAGIVASAPVRAQSQPDISGIVAKFGNDSYSDTTDAVAALATSGSPQAAAVVEALASGNLLYDPSTKAVFIRTPAGMADAATGTIVGNAPAPLSPVRANNRVRRALDAAAGALTLLNPDPAKRLDAAGAVFKSRDAAALPTVDAAIAKETVPAVKAALAQARAAILIGMADAPETERRAAIQLIAARGDQESISLLRSLPANSPPALKAAAEAGITKAEESLRLWGIAQNVWYGLSLGSVLLLAAIGLAITFGVMGVINMAHGEMVMLGAYTTFVVQELIRQKAPYLFDWSLTIALPLAFLFTALVGILIERTVIRFLYGRPLETLLATWGVSLILQQAVRSVFGPTNQEVGAPSWMSGAFQIGQLSITYNRLWIICFALIVFFTLLLVLRRTPLGLYVRAVTQNRRMAAAMGIRTGRIDALTFGLGSGIAGIAGVALSQIDNVSPNLGQGYIIDSFMVVVFGGVGNLWGTLVGAFTLGIANKLLEPFAGAVLGKILLLVFIILFIQKRPRGLFALKGRAVES; translated from the coding sequence ATGGCCGGGATCGTCGCCTCGGCCCCCGTCCGCGCGCAAAGCCAGCCGGACATCTCCGGCATCGTCGCCAAATTCGGCAACGACAGCTATTCCGACACGACCGATGCGGTCGCCGCGCTAGCCACCTCGGGCAGCCCGCAGGCCGCCGCAGTCGTCGAGGCGCTTGCGTCCGGCAATCTGCTCTATGATCCGTCGACCAAGGCGGTGTTCATCCGCACCCCCGCCGGCATGGCCGACGCGGCGACCGGCACCATCGTCGGCAACGCACCCGCCCCGCTCTCGCCGGTACGCGCCAACAACCGGGTGCGTCGCGCCCTGGATGCCGCGGCCGGCGCGCTGACTTTGCTCAATCCCGATCCCGCGAAGCGGCTCGACGCCGCCGGTGCCGTCTTCAAGTCGCGCGATGCCGCCGCGTTGCCGACGGTGGACGCGGCCATCGCCAAGGAAACCGTTCCGGCCGTGAAGGCTGCGCTGGCGCAGGCCCGCGCCGCCATCCTCATCGGCATGGCCGACGCCCCGGAAACCGAGCGCCGCGCCGCGATCCAGCTCATCGCCGCCCGTGGCGATCAGGAATCCATCAGCCTGCTGCGCAGCCTGCCCGCGAACTCGCCTCCGGCCCTGAAGGCCGCCGCGGAGGCCGGCATCACCAAAGCGGAGGAGAGCCTCAGGCTCTGGGGCATCGCGCAGAACGTCTGGTACGGCCTCTCCCTCGGCTCGGTGCTGCTGCTGGCCGCCATCGGCCTCGCCATCACCTTCGGCGTCATGGGCGTCATCAACATGGCCCATGGCGAGATGGTGATGCTGGGCGCCTACACCACCTTCGTGGTGCAGGAACTCATTCGTCAGAAGGCGCCGTATCTGTTCGACTGGTCGCTCACCATCGCCTTGCCGCTGGCCTTTCTGTTCACCGCGCTGGTGGGCATCCTCATCGAGCGCACGGTGATCCGCTTCCTCTACGGTCGTCCGCTGGAAACCCTGCTCGCCACCTGGGGCGTCTCGCTCATCCTGCAGCAGGCGGTGCGCAGCGTGTTCGGCCCCACCAACCAGGAGGTGGGCGCCCCTTCCTGGATGTCGGGCGCGTTCCAGATCGGGCAATTGTCCATCACCTACAACCGGCTCTGGATCATCTGCTTCGCTCTGATCGTGTTCTTCACCCTGCTTTTGGTGCTCAGGCGAACGCCGCTCGGCCTCTATGTGCGGGCGGTGACGCAGAACCGGCGCATGGCCGCCGCCATGGGCATCCGCACCGGGCGCATCGATGCGCTCACCTTCGGCCTCGGGTCGGGCATCGCCGGCATCGCGGGCGTGGCGCTCTCGCAGATCGACAATGTGAGCCCCAACCTCGGCCAGGGCTACATTATCGATAGCTTCATGGTGGTGGTGTTCGGCGGCGTCGGGAACCTGTGGGGCACGCTGGTGGGCGCCTTCACGCTGGGCATCGCCAACAAGCTGCTGGAGCCCTTTGCCGGCGCGGTGCTGGGCAAGATTCTCCTGCTGGTCTTCATCATCCTGTTCATCCAGAAGCGCCCACGCGGCCTGTTCGCGCTCAAGGGCCGGGCGGTGGAATCATGA
- a CDS encoding GFA family protein, whose protein sequence is MAVQHYSGGCQCGAVRYEVDVDLDRTVTCNCSRCRRIGGILAFAPASAFSLTSGEGKTTEYLFNTGKVHHLFCTTCGIESFARGTAPDGTETVAVNARCLDGVDLKSLHPIEHDGASK, encoded by the coding sequence ATGGCGGTCCAGCACTATTCCGGCGGCTGCCAGTGCGGCGCCGTGCGCTACGAGGTTGATGTGGATCTCGACCGCACGGTGACGTGCAACTGCTCACGCTGCCGGCGGATCGGCGGCATCCTCGCTTTTGCGCCGGCCAGTGCCTTCTCGCTGACGTCGGGGGAAGGCAAGACCACAGAATATCTCTTCAACACCGGCAAGGTCCATCACCTGTTCTGCACCACCTGCGGCATCGAATCCTTCGCCCGCGGCACGGCGCCCGACGGGACGGAGACGGTGGCGGTGAATGCGCGCTGCCTCGACGGCGTGGACCTCAAGAGCCTTCATCCCATCGAACACGACGGCGCCAGCAAGTAA
- a CDS encoding urease accessory protein UreE — protein sequence MIRATTVVRRPAVRPEKVADEITLDHHARHRRRFAFTADGGLSFLLDLDKATVLDDGDAVKLEDGRLVRVKAAPEELVEVTTANPLRLMKVAWHLGNRHVPAEITETAVYFVDDHVLTEMVRGLGAGVTKVTRPFRPEKGAYEAAEAHGGHGHAHESHGHEHHAHEHHGHEHHDHAHDDACGCGHDHAHHEHSHHGDAHHGHEHGHDHSHDHAEGHVHGPGCGHDHKHG from the coding sequence ATGATCCGCGCCACCACCGTCGTCCGCCGTCCCGCCGTCCGCCCGGAAAAGGTGGCGGACGAGATCACCCTCGATCACCACGCGCGCCACCGCCGCCGCTTCGCCTTCACGGCAGACGGCGGCCTTTCGTTCCTGCTCGACCTCGACAAGGCGACGGTGCTGGACGACGGCGACGCGGTGAAGCTGGAGGACGGGCGCCTCGTTCGCGTCAAGGCGGCGCCCGAGGAACTGGTGGAGGTCACCACCGCCAATCCGCTGCGGCTGATGAAGGTGGCGTGGCACCTCGGGAACCGGCATGTGCCGGCGGAGATCACCGAGACCGCCGTCTATTTCGTGGATGACCATGTGCTCACGGAGATGGTTCGCGGCCTCGGTGCCGGCGTCACCAAGGTGACGCGCCCGTTCCGCCCGGAGAAGGGGGCTTACGAGGCCGCCGAGGCCCATGGCGGGCATGGTCACGCGCATGAGTCTCATGGGCACGAGCACCACGCGCACGAACACCATGGTCATGAGCATCATGACCATGCTCACGACGACGCGTGTGGATGCGGCCACGATCACGCACACCACGAACATTCCCATCATGGCGATGCCCATCACGGCCATGAGCACGGACATGACCATTCCCACGACCACGCCGAAGGTCATGTCCACGGCCCCGGCTGCGGGCATGACCACAAGCATGGCTGA